Below is a genomic region from Spartobacteria bacterium.
GAAGGAACGCTGAAAGTTATTTATGACAAACAGTCATTTCCCAGTGGTTTTGAAAAACGCGAATTTGTGGTGACGACAAAGGATGATCGTTATCCTCAGGATGTGAAATTTGAATTGGTTCAAGATCGTATTTCGGCATTGGACGGAATGAATGAAGGCGACGAGGTCATTGTTACCTTTGATCTGCGCGGTAATGAATATAACGGCAAATACTATGTGAATTTGCGTGCATGGAAGATGACGCGTCCGCAGGGACAGGAACCGACGGCCGCTGCGACATCGGCACGCGATCCGCTGCCCACCGATTTCCCGCCGGAAGTCATGGGCGATGATGTGGACGACGGAATGGGTGGTCTGCCCTTCTAAGTGTCGTTTAAGCACATGATGAAAACAAAAAATGAGACGGGGCCGGGGGGACTGGATGCTGTTCCGCAGCATGGCCGTTATGCCTATGCTGAAAAGGTGGTTTTACTGCTGTGTGGCGGATTTTCCGGGCTGATTCTACTGGCGCAGGTGGCGGGTATGGCGATGGTTCCGGTGCTGCCGGCTGTGGCCGCGGGCCTGCTGATCGGCGGTTTCTTTTATGTGCTGAACAGGATGAGACGCCTGAGACGGCATGTAGAATTCATGGAAATGCAGCAGCAGGATTTGATCGATTCTGCCCGCCAGGAGGCCCAGCTGCGCTTCGAACAGTCGGTGTATGAAGTGCTGGTGGAAAATGCGCATGACCTGATGTTCGTTCTGGATGAGTCCTTGAAGGTGACGTATATCAACCGTTTTTCTAAGGATGTTTTTTTGTGTCCGGCGAATCACCTGCTGGGTAAACATCTCTACGAATTATTCGATGAGCAGTCGATGTCCATCACCGAGGCCGTACACAATGAAGTGAAGCAGGGCGTCATGATGAATGCGACGCTGCGGGCGTTGACCTCAGGGGAAAAGCACTGGTTTAACGTGCAGCTGGTCTTTGTCGATCAGAGTGTGGATCCCCGTTTTGCGCTGGTCGGTGTCTGCTGCGACATCACGGAACTTGTTGTACAGCAGGTGGAACGAGATGAGGCACGCAAAAATGAGCTGATTGATTCCGTCGCCTCAAGAGCTGATGCGAACGAAAAAGAAGTGTAAAAAATTATGCTCTCTTTCAAAATACAGGAACTGAATCGCCTGGTGGTGGATCGGAAAAAGCCGGAATCCTTTCATGCGGTGTGGACGCAGGAATGTCTGCATGTGCAGGAACTGGTGCTGCAGGCGACGTGCGAACAGGTGGACTTTCCCATCGATGCGGTATGCGTCATGGACGTACAATTGAAGGCGGCCGATGGAACCATTTTACACGGATGGCTGCTGCGCCCAACGGATCTGAAAAAGGATCAAACCATCCCGCTGATTATCCACTATCATGGACTGGGCTGTCATCGCGGCCGTCCCGGGGAGTTTCTTGACTGGGTGATGCTGGGCGCAGCGGTGCTGGTCATGGATTTTCGTTCTCAGGGAGGGAAGACCGGGTCGAAGACAGGTTTTACGACGGGGGGCTGGACTAACTGGTATGCCTGGGGATTACCGGCGAGGGAATCCTGTTATTTACGTTTTGCTTATCAGGATGCCTTGCTGGGATTGCGTTTTGCACGAACCCTGCATTTTGTTGATAAAGAGCGAATCGCGCTGGATGGCGTAAGTCAGGGTGGCGGAATCGCGCTGGCTATGGCCGGATTGAATCACGATGTCTGCGCCTGCATGGCGGATGTTCCCAGTCACTGCTGGTGGGAAAAACGCATCAATGACCGGACGGGCAGTGCGTCGGGGATTGCGGAATATCTCCGGCGGTTCCCTGATGACTGCAAAACGGTGCTGGAAACCATGGATTATTTTGACAACCTGTTCTTTGCCGAATCCATCCGTTGTCCGGTGCTGGTTTCCTGCGGCATGAAAGATCCGGTCTGTCCACCGGAATGTGTGCATGCGGCGGTGAATCGGATTCCATCAGAAAAACAGGTGATACATTATCCTTTTGGGGAGCATGACGGGGGCGGCAGTCTACATCGGGAGCGTAAGTTGACATGGTTTAAGGAACGTTTTCTTTAGAGTAAACAGACGAAAGGGAAAGTGATGCAGCTAGATCGTTTGACTATTAAATCTCAGGAAGCAATGAATCATGCCCGTCAATTGACGGAGCAGTATCAAAACAGCGAAATCGA
It encodes:
- a CDS encoding PAS domain S-box protein, whose protein sequence is MMKTKNETGPGGLDAVPQHGRYAYAEKVVLLLCGGFSGLILLAQVAGMAMVPVLPAVAAGLLIGGFFYVLNRMRRLRRHVEFMEMQQQDLIDSARQEAQLRFEQSVYEVLVENAHDLMFVLDESLKVTYINRFSKDVFLCPANHLLGKHLYELFDEQSMSITEAVHNEVKQGVMMNATLRALTSGEKHWFNVQLVFVDQSVDPRFALVGVCCDITELVVQQVERDEARKNELIDSVASRADANEKEV
- a CDS encoding DUF3127 domain-containing protein, coding for MAGYELEGTLKVIYDKQSFPSGFEKREFVVTTKDDRYPQDVKFELVQDRISALDGMNEGDEVIVTFDLRGNEYNGKYYVNLRAWKMTRPQGQEPTAAATSARDPLPTDFPPEVMGDDVDDGMGGLPF